A stretch of Candidatus Polarisedimenticolia bacterium DNA encodes these proteins:
- a CDS encoding 2'-5' RNA ligase family protein: MKRPRVFGVVITVPDALSRAADRVRRHYDPNFPRIGAHVTVLPPRPLPLTRGEVLAAVRRAAAASRPFACSLGGIRTFDPVMPVVYASLRRGRVSLRRLHARLARGSLCGAEAFPYVPHLTLGQKLDSARLRRAVALSERIFSSLEKDWTAGQLVVVERLTEELWLPLAPVPLNGGPAPAIRQRRPRRKTKARTR; the protein is encoded by the coding sequence GTGAAAAGGCCCCGCGTCTTCGGCGTGGTGATTACGGTACCCGACGCGCTGTCCCGGGCCGCCGACCGGGTGCGCCGGCACTACGATCCCAATTTCCCCCGCATCGGCGCGCACGTCACCGTGCTTCCTCCCCGTCCGCTTCCACTGACCCGCGGCGAGGTGCTCGCCGCCGTGCGGCGCGCGGCGGCCGCATCGCGTCCCTTTGCCTGCTCGCTGGGCGGGATCCGCACCTTCGATCCGGTGATGCCGGTGGTCTATGCGAGCCTGCGCCGCGGCCGGGTCTCCCTGCGACGCCTGCATGCGCGGCTGGCGCGCGGATCGCTTTGCGGCGCAGAGGCGTTTCCCTACGTGCCTCATCTGACGCTCGGGCAGAAGCTGGATTCCGCGCGGCTGCGGCGGGCCGTCGCGCTGTCGGAGCGGATCTTCAGCTCTCTCGAGAAAGACTGGACCGCCGGTCAGCTGGTGGTGGTCGAGCGGCTGACCGAGGAGCTCTGGCTTCCTCTCGCTCCCGTTCCCTTGAACGGAGGTCCCGCCCCGGCGATCCGGCAGCGCCGGCCGCGGCGAAAGACTAAGGCCCGGACCCGGTGA